The Pseudalkalibacillus hwajinpoensis DNA window GAAAGATAGCTTCCTGTACAGCCTGAAGGGTCGCTTTTTGAATGCCTTTGTGGTCTTGATGGCCAGATAACCCATGGGGTGGAAAAGTAACAACAGCGTCAGGCTTAACCTGTTCGATCTGGTTAATTACTTCATCTATTAATACTCCATCTTGAAGCTGACTTAGCTGACCATCTTTATAATCACCGATAATGAGTTCATTAATTCCGAGCAATTTAGCGGCCATCTCCAATTCTTTTTGGCGAACGATTGAAAGATCTTCGGGATTGCAAAGAGGAGGTTCCCCACATTTGCCGGCATCACCTGGTGTCGCACTATACAGGACTGTATTTGCATCCTGCTGTTGCGATAATTCAAATAGTGTACCACCAGAAGTAAATGTTTCATCATCAGGGTGTGCAAATACAAACAATATTGTTCTTGTCATAGGATTTCCTTTCTTGAATCAGTCTATGGGTAGTATAACGAATATGAATCCAGGTTTTCCAATATTATTAACTAACGATGGTCATTAGAGGTTACATAGCTTTCGAAAAACATGGTATGATGAGAGGAGTTTTGGTAAGTTCCACTCGATTTATTATCGAATATACTAACATACATAAAAGCAGCCCAGGAGGTATAGGTCATGAAAGTTGGAGTTCTTTATGGAGGCACTTCTGCAGAGAGAGAAGTTTCGCTATCCAGTGGTAAAGGAATTATGAATGCACTTAAAGCGAACGGTCATGAAGTGATCGGAATCGATTTTCACCCGGAAAGGTTACAGGAAGTCATGGATCTAGATGTTGAAATCATTTTCATTGGTCTTCATGGTAAATATGGTGAAGACGGACGGATTCAGGGTCTGTTGGATATGCTCGATATACCATACGTAGGTTCTGGCGTTCTTGGATCCGCGGTCGCGATGGATAAAGCAAAAAGTAAGAAAGTACTGAAGGACTCTGGTATTCGATTAGCAAAAGATCTTGTTTTATATAAATCCGACGATCAACAACCCCTCGACTTGCCTTTTGATTATCCTGTAGTTGTTAAACCAAATAGTGAGGGTTCAACAATAGGACTAACAATTGCCCGGGATGAAGAGGAACTCCAGAAAGGTATTAAAGAAGCTTTTCATTTTGATAGCACCGTCATCCTTGAAGAATTTATTTCTGGTACCGAAGTTACAGTTGCTGTGATGGGTGAAAAAGGAAATGTTAAATCCCTCCCAGTTGTTGAGATTGTTCCTAAAAATGCATACTATGACTATGAATCAAAATATGCTGAAGGAGGAAGTGAGCATATCGTTCCTGCCAGGATTTCATCCAGCTATACAGAGTTGATTCAACATCAATCCGTTGTCGCTCATGAGCTTCTCGACTGTGACACATATTCAAGAGTAGACTTCATCGTACCATCAGATGGTTCTGAACCTGTCTTTCTTGAAGTGAACACTCTTCCTGGCATGACACCAACTAGTTTATTCCCGGATGCAGCTAAAGAGATCGGCTATACCTATGAGCAAATGATTGAAAATCTCATCCAACTTGGTTTAAACAAGAAGTAATAAATGACCTCACTGAAGTGGGGTTTTCCTTTTCATTCATTAAGTAATACGCCTGTTTAGTAAGCGTTTTCATTTATGTGGAACAAATTGCATAAATGTGGGTAGAATGCCTTCTCATAGGTTGGCGAAACGTGTATACTATGTTTTGAAAGCAGAGCATTAGAACATTCTATAAATAAATTAAATGAATAGTTAATTTGGTGAATGAGAGAAAGGCCGTCTTAAATGGGCCTAAGCTGAAAAACAACGGAGTATGTGCACAGTAATGGGAGGTAAAGCAATGGTCGACAAAAACGAAACAGCTAATGGACAAGGTAACTCAAAAAAACGGAACGTCTTAGAGTCGACGCAATCGGTCATTCATGAGGCGCTTGACAAGCTAGGTTATCCTAGTGAGGTTTATGAGCTTTTAAAAGAACCAATGAGGTTAATGACTGTCCGTATTCCAATCCGTATGGATGATGGGTCAATAAAAATCTTTACCGGTTATCGCGCTCAGCACAATGATTCAGTTGGGCCAACAAAAGGTGGCGTACGCTTTCATCCCGATGTAACTGAAACGGAAGTAAAAGCGCTTTCCATTTGGATGAGTTTGAAAGCCGGCATCGTCGATCTACCTTATGGTGGAGGAAAAGGTGGCATTGTTTGTGATCCTCGGGAGATGTCATTTAGAGAACTAGAACGGTTAAGTCGTGGCTATGTTCGAGCAATTAGCCAGATTGTTGGACCAACAAAAGACATTCCGGCACCAGATGTATTTACAAATTCACAAATTATGGCCTGGATGATGGACGAATATAGCCGTATTCGTGAATTTGATTCGCCTGGTTTCATTACTGGTAAACCACTCGTACTTGGTGGTTCTCATGGAAGAGAATCAGCCACAGCTAAAGGTGTAACCATTTGCATACGTGAAGCTGCAAAGAAAAAAGATATTAAAATTGAAGGAGCACGCGTCGTTATTCAGGGATTTGGTAATGCTGGAAGTTTCCTTGCGAAGTTTATGAATGACGCTGGAGCAAAAATCGTAGGGATTTCTGATGCTTATGGCGCTCTTCACGACCCAGAAGGTCTTGATATTGATTACTTGCTCGACCGAAGAGATAGCTTTGGGACAGTAACCAAGCTATTTAAAGAAACGATTAGCAATAAGGAGCTTCTTGAGCTTGATTGCGATATTCTTGTTCCGGCTGCAATCGAGAACCAGATTACAGAAGAGAATGCCCATCAAATTAAAGCAAGTATTGTCGTAGAAGCAGCTAATGGGCCGACTACGATTGAGGCAACAAAGATTCTAACTGAACGTGGTATTCTTCTAGTGCCAGATGTACTTGCAAGCTCCGGTGGTGTAACGGTATCTTATTTTGAGTGGGTTCAAAACAATCAGGGCTATTATTGGACTGAAGAAGAAGTCGAAGCAAAGCTTGAGAAAGTAATGGTTAATGCATTCAATTCTATCTACCGTACCTCTGAAACACGACGGGTTGATATGAGACTATCGGCTTATATGGTTGGTGTTCGGAAGATGGCAGAAGCTTCTCGCTTTAGAGGCTGGATATAAATAGTTGCTAATCCATTGAAAATTCCCTATCATTCAGGTAGGGAATTTTTCTGTTCATTTGTGTAACATAAAAAGAGAAATATGCAATACCTTATGGAAAGTTCGGGAGTGAGTGAAATGAGAGAAGAAAAAATAGTTATTATAGGGGCCGGTCCATGTGGGATGTCAGCTGCTATTGAATTAATGAACAAGGGATATGACCCATTACTTATTGAAAAAGGGAACATTGTAAATGCGATTTACCATTATCCAACTCATCAAACTTTTTTTAGTTCCAGTGAAAAGCTTGAAATCGGTGATGTGCCATTCATAATTGAAGAGCGAAAACCGAAGCGAAATCAGGCTCTTGCGTATTATCGTGATGTAGCAAAACGGAAGGACCTGCGCATTCATTCATTCGAAAAAGCAAAAAAAGTAACGAAGACAGAAAATGGATTTGTTATTGAAACGGAAAAAGTACATGAGTCTAAAGACATGAAGTACTGTGCAGAACAATTAATCATTGCAACAGGGTATTACGATAGTCCTAATTACATGGGTGTACCGGGTGAGGATCTCGACAAAGTCCTCCATTATTTTAAAGAACCACATCCTTATTTTGATCAGGACGTAGTTGTAATCGGCGGTAAAAACTCCGCAGTTGACGCAGCACTTGAGCTTGAAAAAGCTGGTGCGAGGGTAACGATACTTTACCGAGGGTCTGATTACTCCAAAAGTGTTAAACCGTGGATTCTTCCGGAGTTTGAGGCACTTGTAAGAAATAAGAAAGTATCGATGGAGTTTAACGCAAGTCTAGTAGAAGTTCGAGAAAAAGAAATTGTATACGAAGTAAATGGCGAGTATAAAGCGATTACCAACGATTTCGTATTTGCTATGACAGGGTATCATCCGGATCATTCCTTCCTTACGAAGATCGGGATTGAAATTGATAGAAAAAGTGGACGACCAACGTTTGATGATAAGACTATGGAGACGAATGTGGATAATTGCTACATTGCAGGCGTCATTGCTGCAGGGAATAACGCTAATGAAATCTTTATAGAAAATGGACGGCTGCATGGAGCCATGATCGCCCGTGCGATTACTGAGAAATCAAAAGAACCTACCGAATAAGGTAGGTTCTTTCACAAGTTTTGCTTACCTAAGAAATAGGCTGTGCAATTCATCAGGATTCCGTGTGGCTTCAAGCGTTACCAATAATTTAAGACGGGCTTTTTGACCATTCAGTCCGTTGGAGAAAATAACGCCCAGATCTTTCAAGCGTTTACCTCCGCCTTCATACCCATAAACATCCTGTACAATCCCGTTAAAACAACGAGAAACCATCACAATAGCTATTCCTTGGTCTCTTAGTTGTTTGATGCCTTCCATCATCTCTGGTGGCACGTTCCCTTGACCAAGCGCTTCTATGACGATGCCATCAATCCCTAGTTCTCCTGCAGCAAATAAAAGCTCTGAGTCCATTCCAGCATACGCTTTTAATAACATCACTTTCTTTGTCAATCCTGAGATATGGTAGCGGTCACGATTCGTCAATGTGTGATGGAAGAAGACACGCTGTTTTGTAACGATCCCAATTGGTCCATATTGTGGACTTTGAAAAGTTGATACATTACTCGTATGCGTTTTAGTTACATTTTTTGCAGTATGTATTTCATCATTTAGAACTACCAGGACGCCTTTACCTTTCGCTTCCTCGCAACAAGCAACTTTGATAGAAGAGATCAGGTTATATGGTCCATCAGAACCAATTTCATTACTCGATCTCATCGCACCAGTAATGACGACTGGTAAATCCGTTTGAAGAACCAGGTCAAGTAAATAGGCCGTTTCTTCGAGTGTATCCGTTCCGTGAGAAATAACGACACCACTAATGTGTTCCTTCTTGATTCTTGTTTCGATTCTTTCGGCGATCCTGAACATGATTTCGGGAGTCATATGTGGAGATGGGATATTTAGGAAGTCATCTATAATAACATCGACTCCCTGTAACAATTGTTTAAGTGTTGCATTGAGAGGATTTTCTTTTCCAGGAGCGACTGCACCTGACTCTTTGTTTTCCTCCATCGCGATTGTTCCGCCTGTATGAATAATTAATATATTGCTCATAGGATCACCTCGCCATTTCTTATTATTTGTTTCCATAAATAAAGTAACATGATACGATTAGAAAAGTATAGGTATGATTGAGCCTGCCTTTTTGACTACATGCAGGGTAGAAATGGGGAAAGCGTATGTTTGCAGCAATTACTGCTGGAATAGCGCCAGGCATTGCACTTCTTTGCTTTTTTTACCTTAAGCATCATCAGTACGAGTCCGAGCCGATTGGTCCTGTTGTACGAAGTTTTGTGTTTGGAGCTATGCTTGTTTTTCCGGTCATGGTCATTCAGCATGGATTCAAAATAGAAGATATCCTACAATCTCCATTCAGCCAGGCTTATCTAATGTCAGGCTTACTTGAAGAATTTCTTAAATGGTTTATTTTCTATTTTACCGTTTATATCCATATTGAATTCAATGATTTCTATGATGGGATTGTCTATGGTGTTGCCATTTCACTCGGGTTTGCTTCCGTTGAAAACGTCTTTTACTTGTTCGCCTATGGCATTCAGGAAGCGTGGTGGCGTGCTTTGCTACCAGTATCTAGTCATGCTTTATTTGGATTGATGATGGGGTCGTACCTTGGTAGAGGGAAATTATCTTTGCAAAATAAGATTGGAAAGTGGATTGGGCTTTCACTACTTGTTCCTTTTTTGTTTCATGGAACGTACAATTATCTTGTTCTTCAAATAAACAGCAATACGATTTATTTAATGATCCCCTTTATGCTGGTTCTTTGGTTCGTAGGTTTAAGGAAAATGAAAGCAGCTGACTTAAATCAGGCAAATTTAATGCAAACCAAAGAAAATATGAGAATGTCTTAACGAACACAAAAAGGATGCCGATATTGGCGTCTTTTTTTTGTGTTTGCAAAAAGCGATAATTTCAATTGGTGCAGATCTAATTAATTTTTGTATAAAATACCTCTCGATACAAAAACTACAGGTGTGAATACAGAATGATCAGGGAGGTCCACACGATGAGAAAGGCAAGTCATATCTTGAAAATCCCTCTGATAATCGGTTTATTATGCGTACCGCTTATCACGGTACTAGATACAGGAAATAAAGTAGAAGCTTTCTCGAATCAGGTTATCCAGCAGGGTGCTACTGGAACGGATGTCATTGAACTTCAAGCGAGACTAAAACACATCGGTTTTTATACAGGTAATATTGACGGGGTATTTGGATGGGGAACGTATTGGGCGGTAAGAAACTTTCAATATGAATTTGGAATGGATGTTGATGGACTCGTTGGACCAGAGATGAAGTCGAAGCTAAGTAAGTCGACAAAATATGATCCATCTATTCAGCAGCAGGTAAATAAAGGTGGGAACAAGAATGCCGGACAGCCTTCACAAAAAGTGGATAAACCTAAAGAATCTGCAACTGTTCAAGGGAAAAACACTCCATCTGGTTATTCTCAAAATGATATTAAACTACTTGCAAATGCGGTGTATGGAGAGTCAAGAGGAGAAGCATACGAAGGACAGGTTGCCGTGGCGGCGGTTATTCTTAATCGCGTGCAAAGTGCGTCTTTTCCTAATACTGTATCAGGCGTTATTTTTGAACCGCGTGCTTTTACAGCCGTCTCAGATGGGCAGATCTGGCTTACCCCAAACGAACAGGCGAAAGAAGCAGTGCTGGATGCGATAAATGGATGGGATCCTTCCGGTGAAGCGCTTTACTACTTTAATCCGAACACCGCTACTTCAGGGTGGATCTGGACACGACCTCAAATTAAGCAAATTGGTAAGCATATATTCTGTGAATAGTGGAGGTGTATAGACGTGATTCGATCAATTCTAATCGGCGCGCTAGCCATTGGTGTTGCTGGCACAGGTTACTGGGGTTACAAGGAACACCAAGAAAAGAATGCGGTGCTCATTAATGCAGAAAATACGTACCAGCGTGCGTTCCATGATTTGAATTTTCATATGGATGCCCTGGAAGAAAAAATTGGTTCTACGCTAGCGATGAATTCTGGAACAAGTATTTCACCAGCCCTAGCTGAAGTATGGCGGTTAACATCAGAGGCGCAAAATGATGTGGGGCAACTCCCGCTCACTTTAATGCCCTTTAACAAAACGGAAGAGTTTCTCTCAAATATCGGATCATTCAGCTATCGTGTAGCCATTCGAGATCTTGATGAAAAGCCACTTTCAGGTGACGAATACGAGACGCTAAAGAAATTACACAGCCATTCCAATGAAATCAAAAATGAGCTTAGAAAAGTTCAAGCGATGGTTATTGATCATAATTTACGGTGGATGGATGTCGAACTCGCTCTTGCTTCAGAGTCACAGCCACAGGATAATACCATTATTGACGGGTTTAAAACAGTTGATAAGCAAGTAGAGGGATATAGCGAAGTGAATTGGGGCCCTGAGGTAACCCAGTTAAACGAAAAAAAAGAAAATCTCACTAAGAATATTAAAGGAAAAGAACTAACTGAAGAAGAGGCAAAAAAGCATGTTGTTGATTTTCTTGATCTCGACCCAAAAGCCTCTATTGATATAACAACAACAGGGGAAAAGTCAAAGTATAAAGCTTATAGTTTATCCATTGAAAATCCTGATCAAAAATCGAGCATTAACCTCGATGTTACGAAAAAAGGTGCAAAGCCAATCTGGATCTTAATGGACAGGGAAATTGGAGAACAGAAAATCAGTCTGAATGAAGCTGCAGATAAGGCGAAAGGTTTTTTGAAAGAGCATGACATTACGAATATGACGATATCTGAAAGCAGTCAGTATGACAAAATGGGCGTGTTTACATTCGTCTACCAACAGGATAATGTTACTGTTTATCCTGATGCTGTTCATATTAAAGTAGCCCTTGATAACGGCGATATTGCTGGTTATGAATCGCTGGAGTATTTAACAAATCACCATGAGAGAGAACCATCTAAAGCAAAAATTTCTAGAGATGAAGCGTTAAAGCAGGTGAACCCGAATGTACAGGTGATGGAAGAAGGTCTTGGAATCATTCGGAATGATATTGGAGAAGAGGTATTATGCTACGAATTTATGGGGACAATTGAGAATGAAACGTACCGTATATTTATTAATGCGAACGATGCTAAAGAAGAACGAGTTGAGAAAATGGATGGTACTGAAATGAATTACGACACGTTATAAAAAAGGGAGGGGTCATGCGTGAAGAAAGTAGAACGGTTAATCCTTAAACTGATTGTAATCCAGTTTACGTTCCTGATAATTTCGCAGGCTCTTCTTACACAGGATCATTTTCGGATTTACTTAAGTAAAACCCTTTATTATGAAGGTGTTGTAAAAGATTTGCCTCAATCAATCAAGGAACAATAGTCAATAGACCGAAAAAATGTCTTATGTTATGATAAATAGGAACTTTTGGTTTAACAGAAAAGCAGGATTCCCTGCTTTTTTTGTACTTTATTTTTGATTTAGTAGATGGAAAGGCGGAGCGTAAAAGGAATGCTTTTTCTGTTGAATGACGATTGATGAATGGAATGTGGAGGCAAGAGTTAAGATGAAAAAGAAAATTAATATAGCAATAGACGGACCTGCAGGTGCCGGTAAAAGCACAGTAGCAAGACAGGTAGCTGATAACCTTACGTTTCTTTATATTGATACAGGCGCGATGTACCGGGCCCTGACTTATAAAGCAATTGAAAAAGGAATCGATTTAGAGGATGGGCCATTGCTTAAAAAGCTCCTTGATGAAACGGTAATCGATCTCCAAGTTGGTGAAAAAGAACAGCACGTCTTGATCGATAATAGAGACGTAACGACTGATATCCGTTCATACGATGTGACGAATAACGTTTCCTTTGTGGCAAGACAAAGTGAAGTTCGTAAAGAAATGGTAAAACGTCAGAAGTTATTAGCTAATAAGGGCGGGGTTGTTATGGATGGACGTGATATCGGTACTTACGTTCTGCCTGAATCTGAGCTTAAAGTGTTTTTAAGTGCTTCAGTAGAAGAACGAGCAATGCGACGTTATAAAGAACTCCTTGAAAATGGAATTGAAGCTGATTTCGAACGGATTAAGAAGGAGATTGCGCTTAGAGATAAACGTGACTCAGAGCGAGAAGTGGCTCCGCTTGTAAAAGCGAAGGATGCTACGGAGATTGATACAACTTCGATGACAATTTCAGAAGTCGTCAATTCGATCCTTCAATTAGCGAAAGAAAGGGCATGATCAAGTGAGTTTATATAGAGTGGGAAAAGGCCTATTTAAAGCTTATTTTACGTTATTCAATCGCGTCACTGTCGTTGGAGCGGATCAGATCCCAAATGATAAAGGGATCCTCCTCTGTTCCAATCATATTAATAATCTTGATCCACCTCTCGTTGGAGCAATGTTTCCAAGAGATGTCCATTTTATGGCTAAATCGGAGCTTTTTAAAATTCCGGTTTTAGGAAAGTTAATTCATAAGGTTGGTGCGTTTCCTGTTAAACGCGGAATGAGTGACAAACAGGCATTAAGAAGCGGAATGAAATTCTTAAAAGATGGCGGTGTCGTCGGACTCTTTCCTGAAGGAACGAGAAGCAAAAACGGTGAACTTGGAGAAGGTCTTTCAGGGGCGGGATTTTTTGCACTTCGTCCAGAGGTGACTGTAGTACCCTGTGCCATTAAAGGATCTTATAAGCCGTTCGGGCGTTTGAAAATTGTTTATGGAAAGCCGGTTGACTTATCTCCCCTTCGTGTAGAGCAGGGAGCGGCGAAAAAAGCGACGCAGGCAATCATGAAGGAAATTCAGGATTTAATCGAAATACATCACAAATGATTCAATATTTTTAAAAAATTTAAATAAATGCGTCAGGATACTTGACAAATCCGCCAATTTTAGTGAAAGTTAGAGGAAAGGGTGCTTAACTTTTCAATAAAATTCTTTCGCTTTTGGTGGAAGGCTTTTATAAATCATATCGAAAAGTTTTATTTCTTTTGGATTGAAGGAGGAGTTTGTCAATGGGTGAAGAGATGAATCAGGAAATGACTGAGTTCAAATCATTCGAAATTGGAGATGTGGTGACTGGTAAAATCTCCAAAGTCGAAGAGAAACATGCATCAGTAGATGTAGGCTTCAAAATTGATGGAGTGCTGCCAATCAGCGAACTGTCAAGCCTTCACGTCGAAAAGGTAAGCGACGTGCTTTCAGAAGGTGATGAAATAGAAGTGAAAGTAACTAAGGTTTCTGAAGATGAGCTCGTGCTTTCTAAAAAAGCTGTTGAAGCGGATCAAGCATGGGATGCACTCAAAGAAAAGTATGAGAATTCTGTTGCGTTTGACGTAAAAATTGCTGATGTCGTTAAAGGTGGTCTTGTGGTTGACCTTGGTGTTCGGGGCTTTATTCCAGCATCCCTTGTTGAAAGACACTATGTGGAGGACTTTGCGGATTACAAAGGTAAAAACCTGAGCGTGAAAATCGTTGAATTTGATCCTGAAAAAGCCAAGGTTATTCTTTCACATCGTGCAGTGCTAGAGCAAGAAGCTGACCATAAGAAACAGGAAACACTTTCTTCACTTCAGGCGGGACAGGTTGTTGAAGGAACTGTTCAACGTTTGACAGACTTCGGTGCATTTGTTGATATCGGTGGAGTAGATGGCCTGGTACACATCTCTCAAATGGCCCACCACCGTGTTGAGACACCTTCTGAAGTAGTGACCGAAGGACAGCAGGTAAACGTGAAAATTCTTTCTGTTGACCGAGATAACGAACGTATTTCATTATCCATTAAAGAAACACTCCCGGGACCGTGGGAAGAAGTAAAAGGTAAGCTAAATACAGGAGATGAGATTGAAGGAACAGTAAAGCGTCTTGTAAGCTTCGGTGCATTTGTAGAAGTTGCTCCTGGCGTTGAAGGTCTGGTTCATATTTCAGAAATCTCGAATAAACACATTGGCACACCTCAAGAAGTACTCTCAGAAGGTGAAACCGTTCGTGTAAAAGTTCTTGATGTTAATCTCGATGAGAAGCGTATTTCATTAAGTATTAAAGTACTTGAAGCTGATCAAGTATCCAGCGAAGTTGAAGAATATCAAAAAGATTCTGATGGAAACTCTCCATTCTCACTTGGCGATATGATCGGTGATCAACTTAAAAAATATAAATAAGCAAAAAGCTCTCTATCATAAATGATAGAGAGCTTTTTTGGTTTAACAAAAGCGGTTTGAATCATTTAGTGTTATTTCTGGCCGTTCCTTTTCCGTGCATTAGATGGCCCTTCGAGCATGGAAGCTCCATGATGCTCTAATGATTGATCACGGTCTGATTCTACACGATTGGATTTCTTTAAATTTTTTTCCTGGCGATCTTTACCCACTTTCATCCCTCCATTTCCATAATTCATCTCTCTTAGCATGAAGGAAACAACGAAAAGTTATGCATTCTTGTTTTTCGATGTCTATTCATTATGAATTATTCCCATACTGGTCATAATGAAAGGGGGTGCGGTTCGAATTGGATGGGGCATTTTTTCTATGGTTTACTTGGATGGGAGTGGTTATCACCGCTTTCTTTCATAATCATTCTCAGCGTCGAAAACCTCTAATCGTTTTATTGCTAACTGCAATTTGCCTGGTGAATATTCAATTTAACATTATGAACTATACAGTCACAGCCCTATTTCTACTAGTATGGGGCTACGGATATCGCCTATTACTTGGAAGTATACAGGTTACATTAAAATATGGCGTATTGGTACTTATTACGGTCACAGCAGCTTATACCGCTATTAAGTTATTTTCGGTTTATGATCCGGTATTTACTTACTTATATACGAAGTGGACAATTTCGGCCTTTCTTTTTGCGATCGTTCACATTACGTTGAGTGGCACTGCCGAGCGCTGCTCCTTTTTACTGATAGGCATTGTACACGGGGAATCGATTTTAACAACACTTTTTGAGCAGATGGGGATCAACCGCATTGCAGGAAGTCCTGAAGCACTTGATATCATGGCTATTTCAATTATGGGAACCATTGTCTGGCACTACTTTGTTCAACTGACGTTACAGCTTGAAAAACATGTAAAAGAATATCAGGAAAGACGGGGTTATTCATGAATGAGTACACTTTTTCTATTCTGTTCGGGGTGATTTCTGGTACGTTAGCCCGTATTTATATGTTTCGTACCGATTATCGGCAATACCCGACTTACCCGCATGGCATGATCATTCATTTAGCTTTAGGTTTTATAGCTGCCTCGCTTGGATCACTTGTTGTACCTTCCATTATGGAAGAAGAGTTTACAGCTGTAACGTTCCTTACACTGGCTGCTTCTCAGTTTAGAGAAGTTCGAAATATGGAAAGAAAAACGCTGACTGAAATGGATTCGCTTGAACTGGTTCCAAGGGGAGCATCCTATATAGAAGGAATTGCGGTAACCTTCGAAGGAAGGAATTATCTCGTTATTTTTATTTCATTTGTCTCCTCATTTGCTTATCTGGCGATCAATATGTGGGCAGCATTCGTAGCTGCGTTTCTTTCATTTCTTGTGGCTAAAAAGTACATGACAGGGAGCAAACTTGGGGAAATCGCTTTGATCGAGCAGTCTACTGTTACTTTCAAAGGAGCAGGTCTATATGTGGATAATATTTATATTATGAACATTGGTATTCCTGCAAGACAAAAGGAAATCCTTGCTCATGGACTTGGATTTATTATTAGTCCGAAAAATTTCGATGCAAGATCAACAATTGGAAATCTAGGTCAACGTCAGGCCATTCTTCATGATTTGGCTATTTCACTCGGGGTGTACAGAGATTCGGGCACTCCGGCTCTTGTTCCTCTTATTAAGCGAGACTTAGACGACGGAAGAATAGGAGTTTTCATTCTTCCTCAAAACAAAAGTGCTGAACTCGCAA harbors:
- a CDS encoding PIG-L deacetylase family protein, which produces MTRTILFVFAHPDDETFTSGGTLFELSQQQDANTVLYSATPGDAGKCGEPPLCNPEDLSIVRQKELEMAAKLLGINELIIGDYKDGQLSQLQDGVLIDEVINQIEQVKPDAVVTFPPHGLSGHQDHKGIQKATLQAVQEAIFPVKELYYTTVPRSIAVETGNPAYSDPDEDISLIKTFSTQHMEQVRLALLAHKTQHLSVERVFPTIYNENGFFKFDNKEYFIKAWQNPDVRSERVLF
- a CDS encoding D-alanine--D-alanine ligase family protein, coding for MKVGVLYGGTSAEREVSLSSGKGIMNALKANGHEVIGIDFHPERLQEVMDLDVEIIFIGLHGKYGEDGRIQGLLDMLDIPYVGSGVLGSAVAMDKAKSKKVLKDSGIRLAKDLVLYKSDDQQPLDLPFDYPVVVKPNSEGSTIGLTIARDEEELQKGIKEAFHFDSTVILEEFISGTEVTVAVMGEKGNVKSLPVVEIVPKNAYYDYESKYAEGGSEHIVPARISSSYTELIQHQSVVAHELLDCDTYSRVDFIVPSDGSEPVFLEVNTLPGMTPTSLFPDAAKEIGYTYEQMIENLIQLGLNKK
- a CDS encoding Glu/Leu/Phe/Val family dehydrogenase; its protein translation is MVDKNETANGQGNSKKRNVLESTQSVIHEALDKLGYPSEVYELLKEPMRLMTVRIPIRMDDGSIKIFTGYRAQHNDSVGPTKGGVRFHPDVTETEVKALSIWMSLKAGIVDLPYGGGKGGIVCDPREMSFRELERLSRGYVRAISQIVGPTKDIPAPDVFTNSQIMAWMMDEYSRIREFDSPGFITGKPLVLGGSHGRESATAKGVTICIREAAKKKDIKIEGARVVIQGFGNAGSFLAKFMNDAGAKIVGISDAYGALHDPEGLDIDYLLDRRDSFGTVTKLFKETISNKELLELDCDILVPAAIENQITEENAHQIKASIVVEAANGPTTIEATKILTERGILLVPDVLASSGGVTVSYFEWVQNNQGYYWTEEEVEAKLEKVMVNAFNSIYRTSETRRVDMRLSAYMVGVRKMAEASRFRGWI
- a CDS encoding YpdA family putative bacillithiol disulfide reductase yields the protein MREEKIVIIGAGPCGMSAAIELMNKGYDPLLIEKGNIVNAIYHYPTHQTFFSSSEKLEIGDVPFIIEERKPKRNQALAYYRDVAKRKDLRIHSFEKAKKVTKTENGFVIETEKVHESKDMKYCAEQLIIATGYYDSPNYMGVPGEDLDKVLHYFKEPHPYFDQDVVVIGGKNSAVDAALELEKAGARVTILYRGSDYSKSVKPWILPEFEALVRNKKVSMEFNASLVEVREKEIVYEVNGEYKAITNDFVFAMTGYHPDHSFLTKIGIEIDRKSGRPTFDDKTMETNVDNCYIAGVIAAGNNANEIFIENGRLHGAMIARAITEKSKEPTE
- a CDS encoding asparaginase, whose protein sequence is MSNILIIHTGGTIAMEENKESGAVAPGKENPLNATLKQLLQGVDVIIDDFLNIPSPHMTPEIMFRIAERIETRIKKEHISGVVISHGTDTLEETAYLLDLVLQTDLPVVITGAMRSSNEIGSDGPYNLISSIKVACCEEAKGKGVLVVLNDEIHTAKNVTKTHTSNVSTFQSPQYGPIGIVTKQRVFFHHTLTNRDRYHISGLTKKVMLLKAYAGMDSELLFAAGELGIDGIVIEALGQGNVPPEMMEGIKQLRDQGIAIVMVSRCFNGIVQDVYGYEGGGKRLKDLGVIFSNGLNGQKARLKLLVTLEATRNPDELHSLFLR
- the prsW gene encoding glutamic-type intramembrane protease PrsW; this encodes MFAAITAGIAPGIALLCFFYLKHHQYESEPIGPVVRSFVFGAMLVFPVMVIQHGFKIEDILQSPFSQAYLMSGLLEEFLKWFIFYFTVYIHIEFNDFYDGIVYGVAISLGFASVENVFYLFAYGIQEAWWRALLPVSSHALFGLMMGSYLGRGKLSLQNKIGKWIGLSLLVPFLFHGTYNYLVLQINSNTIYLMIPFMLVLWFVGLRKMKAADLNQANLMQTKENMRMS
- the sleB gene encoding spore cortex-lytic enzyme, producing the protein MPLIIGLLCVPLITVLDTGNKVEAFSNQVIQQGATGTDVIELQARLKHIGFYTGNIDGVFGWGTYWAVRNFQYEFGMDVDGLVGPEMKSKLSKSTKYDPSIQQQVNKGGNKNAGQPSQKVDKPKESATVQGKNTPSGYSQNDIKLLANAVYGESRGEAYEGQVAVAAVILNRVQSASFPNTVSGVIFEPRAFTAVSDGQIWLTPNEQAKEAVLDAINGWDPSGEALYYFNPNTATSGWIWTRPQIKQIGKHIFCE
- the ypeB gene encoding germination protein YpeB; the protein is MIRSILIGALAIGVAGTGYWGYKEHQEKNAVLINAENTYQRAFHDLNFHMDALEEKIGSTLAMNSGTSISPALAEVWRLTSEAQNDVGQLPLTLMPFNKTEEFLSNIGSFSYRVAIRDLDEKPLSGDEYETLKKLHSHSNEIKNELRKVQAMVIDHNLRWMDVELALASESQPQDNTIIDGFKTVDKQVEGYSEVNWGPEVTQLNEKKENLTKNIKGKELTEEEAKKHVVDFLDLDPKASIDITTTGEKSKYKAYSLSIENPDQKSSINLDVTKKGAKPIWILMDREIGEQKISLNEAADKAKGFLKEHDITNMTISESSQYDKMGVFTFVYQQDNVTVYPDAVHIKVALDNGDIAGYESLEYLTNHHEREPSKAKISRDEALKQVNPNVQVMEEGLGIIRNDIGEEVLCYEFMGTIENETYRIFINANDAKEERVEKMDGTEMNYDTL